The following are encoded together in the Blautia obeum ATCC 29174 genome:
- a CDS encoding ROK family transcriptional regulator — protein sequence MVGTEKKNSTKFQIINYIINHKATSKVELSRNLNFSMPTVLSNVNELLASGIVVEMGEYESTGGRKAKMISINPAYRYAVGIRITAKHVGFVLVNLKSEIEKYERIRLEFSTEASYYSRLREELHHFLADVENQDRILGIGISVPGIIKPGDGILIKSHALQLENYSLGFLEQTFSLPVYFVNDANAAMMAEDLDRYKNALYLSLNNTLGGAFCIDGKLIQGENQKAGEFGHMILVPEGKQCYCGKLGCADAYCAASALTNETYQTLEQFMKCLEKREASAEEIWQEYLKNLAILISNLRMAYDMDIILGGEVGGYLTEYMIPLGEKVMEYNGFDHDVRYLKMCSYKREASAVGAAKHFLQEFIKNM from the coding sequence ATGGTTGGAACGGAAAAGAAAAACAGTACAAAATTTCAAATTATCAATTATATTATAAATCATAAGGCAACGTCTAAAGTGGAATTGTCCAGAAATCTGAATTTCAGTATGCCAACGGTCTTGTCTAATGTAAATGAGCTGCTTGCCAGTGGAATTGTAGTTGAAATGGGAGAGTATGAATCTACAGGCGGACGAAAAGCAAAAATGATCAGTATAAATCCTGCTTATCGTTATGCAGTTGGAATTAGAATTACTGCAAAACATGTAGGGTTTGTGCTTGTAAATCTGAAATCCGAAATTGAAAAGTATGAAAGAATCCGGCTGGAATTTTCAACAGAAGCTTCTTATTATTCACGGCTCAGAGAAGAACTGCATCATTTTCTTGCAGATGTAGAAAATCAGGACAGAATTCTTGGAATTGGTATTTCTGTTCCGGGAATTATAAAGCCAGGTGATGGAATACTGATCAAATCACATGCGCTTCAATTAGAAAACTATAGTCTTGGTTTTCTTGAGCAGACATTCTCGCTTCCTGTATATTTTGTGAACGATGCAAATGCAGCAATGATGGCAGAAGATTTAGACAGATATAAAAATGCACTGTATCTGTCTCTGAATAATACTCTTGGTGGAGCATTTTGTATTGATGGAAAATTAATACAGGGAGAGAATCAGAAAGCCGGTGAATTTGGGCATATGATTCTGGTCCCGGAAGGAAAGCAATGTTATTGCGGAAAGCTGGGATGTGCGGATGCTTATTGTGCAGCGAGTGCATTGACAAATGAAACATACCAGACGTTGGAACAGTTTATGAAGTGTCTGGAAAAAAGGGAAGCCAGTGCAGAAGAGATTTGGCAGGAGTATTTGAAAAATCTGGCAATTTTGATATCAAATTTACGAATGGCGTATGATATGGATATTATTCTTGGAGGTGAAGTTGGAGGATATCTTACAGAGTATATGATTCCATTAGGAGAAAAAGTAATGGAATATAATGGTTTCGACCATGATGTGAGATATCTGAAAATGTGTTCTTACAAGAGAGAGGCATCTGCAGTGGGGGCGGCAAAGCATTTCCTGCAGGAATTTATAAAAAATATGTAA
- a CDS encoding glycoside hydrolase family 36 N-terminal domain-containing protein, with protein sequence MWKSVQKRDRIIWKSGNPYEAGTDKTFSLDTLPQEYTAYGNGDYRINGLETEQADGSDTANLKYESYEISKGKYRYRTGHSKKSTGSDQPGWL encoded by the coding sequence TTGTGGAAAAGTGTACAAAAACGGGATAGAATTATATGGAAAAGCGGAAATCCTTATGAAGCAGGAACCGATAAGACATTTTCCCTGGATACTCTTCCTCAGGAATATACAGCATATGGAAATGGTGACTATCGTATCAATGGTCTGGAGACAGAGCAGGCGGACGGAAGTGACACTGCAAACCTGAAATATGAATCCTATGAGATCTCAAAAGGAAAATACAGGTACCGCACCGGTCACAGTAAAAAAAGCACTGGTTCTGATCAGCCAGGGTGGTTATAA
- a CDS encoding autorepressor SdpR family transcription factor — MTLGMQDTLHALADPTRREILNLLKQSRLSAGEISNHFSISGAAISRHLSVLKEADLIRNEREGKFIYYELNATVLEEILLWINELKGEKNYDQTK, encoded by the coding sequence ATGACTTTGGGTATGCAAGACACTCTTCACGCCCTTGCCGATCCTACAAGACGTGAAATACTTAACCTTCTCAAACAGTCTCGATTATCAGCCGGCGAGATCAGCAATCATTTTTCTATTTCCGGTGCCGCCATTTCTCGTCATCTGTCTGTTTTAAAAGAAGCAGATCTGATTCGTAACGAACGAGAAGGAAAATTTATCTATTACGAACTCAATGCTACCGTACTTGAGGAAATCCTCTTATGGATCAACGAATTAAAAGGAGAGAAAAATTATGATCAGACAAAATAA
- a CDS encoding zinc-dependent alcohol dehydrogenase, translating into MLQQVMTNPGEIIFREVPVPEIKDDQVLVKIMNIGICGSDIHVYHGKHPFTKYPVTQGHEVSGEIVKVGKDASGLREGQKVTIEPQVYCGHCYPCRHGKYNLCEELKVMGFQTTGTASEYFAVDASKVTPIPEEMSYEEGAMIEPLAVAVHAVKQMGDVKGMNIAVLGAGPIGNLVAQAAKGMGAAKVMITDVSDLRLDKAKECGIDVCVNTKEKDFGEAMVEAFGPDKADVIYDCAGNNITMGQAIKYARKGSVIVLVAVFAGMASIDLAVANDHELDIKSTMMYRHDDYIDGITLVNDGKVHLRPLISKTFAFKDYLKAYQYIDDNRETTMKVIINVQEK; encoded by the coding sequence ATGTTACAGCAGGTAATGACAAATCCAGGAGAAATTATTTTTAGAGAAGTTCCGGTTCCGGAAATAAAAGATGATCAGGTATTAGTCAAGATCATGAACATTGGAATCTGTGGATCGGATATTCATGTATATCATGGAAAACATCCATTTACCAAATATCCCGTCACGCAGGGACATGAAGTATCAGGAGAAATCGTAAAAGTAGGAAAAGATGCTTCAGGTTTACGTGAGGGACAGAAAGTAACAATTGAACCGCAGGTTTATTGCGGACACTGCTATCCATGTCGTCACGGAAAATACAATCTTTGCGAAGAATTGAAAGTTATGGGATTCCAGACAACAGGAACTGCTTCGGAGTATTTTGCAGTAGATGCATCCAAGGTAACACCGATTCCGGAAGAAATGTCTTATGAAGAAGGTGCAATGATCGAGCCTCTTGCTGTAGCTGTACATGCTGTGAAGCAGATGGGCGATGTAAAAGGAATGAACATTGCAGTTCTTGGTGCTGGTCCGATTGGAAATCTGGTTGCACAGGCTGCGAAAGGGATGGGAGCAGCAAAGGTTATGATTACTGATGTCAGTGATCTTCGCCTGGATAAAGCGAAGGAATGCGGCATTGATGTATGTGTAAATACAAAAGAGAAAGATTTCGGGGAGGCAATGGTTGAAGCATTTGGACCGGATAAAGCGGATGTGATCTATGATTGTGCAGGAAATAATATCACAATGGGACAGGCTATCAAATATGCAAGAAAAGGAAGCGTGATTGTTCTGGTAGCTGTATTTGCAGGCATGGCATCAATTGATCTTGCAGTCGCAAATGATCATGAACTGGATATCAAGAGTACTATGATGTATCGTCATGATGATTATATCGACGGAATCACACTTGTAAATGATGGGAAGGTGCATTTAAGACCTTTGATCTCCAAAACATTTGCATTTAAGGATTATCTGAAGGCATATCAGTATATTGATGACAATCGCGAGACTACCATGAAAGTTATCATTAACGTTCAGGAAAAATAG
- a CDS encoding substrate-binding periplasmic protein — MKGKRGIAGILLVGILAVTLTGCKNTDSSKKETEKPVITLGSDNYPPYNYLNEDGVPTGIDVELATEAFKRMGYQVDVVQIDWEEKKELVESGEIDCIMGCFSMEGRLDDYRWAGPYIASRQVVAVNENSDIYKLSDLEGKNLAVQSTTKPEGIFLDRTDERIPKLENLISLGHRELIYTFLAKGYVDAVAAHEESIVQYMKDYDASFRILEEPLMLTGIGVAFAKDDDRGICEQMEQTLEEMRQDGTSLKIVEKYLDDPQKYLEVDDLGY, encoded by the coding sequence ATGAAAGGAAAAAGAGGGATCGCAGGCATTCTGCTTGTGGGAATTTTGGCGGTCACCCTGACAGGGTGTAAAAACACAGACAGCAGTAAAAAAGAAACCGAAAAGCCGGTCATCACGCTCGGCAGCGATAACTATCCACCATACAATTATCTGAATGAGGATGGTGTACCGACGGGTATAGATGTAGAACTGGCTACAGAAGCTTTCAAAAGAATGGGATATCAGGTGGATGTTGTCCAGATTGACTGGGAGGAGAAAAAAGAACTGGTGGAGAGCGGAGAAATTGACTGTATCATGGGCTGCTTTTCCATGGAAGGGCGTCTTGATGATTACCGCTGGGCAGGACCATACATAGCAAGCCGCCAGGTGGTTGCTGTAAATGAGAACAGTGACATTTATAAACTAAGTGACCTGGAGGGAAAGAATCTTGCCGTCCAGTCTACAACCAAACCGGAAGGCATCTTTCTGGACAGGACGGATGAGAGAATTCCCAAACTGGAAAATCTGATCAGCCTTGGACACAGAGAGCTGATCTATACGTTTCTTGCGAAAGGATATGTAGATGCAGTTGCCGCACATGAGGAATCTATTGTCCAGTATATGAAAGATTATGATGCAAGCTTCCGTATCCTGGAAGAACCACTGATGCTTACCGGAATAGGTGTTGCTTTTGCCAAAGATGATGACAGAGGAATCTGTGAGCAGATGGAACAGACGCTGGAAGAAATGCGTCAGGATGGCACGAGCTTGAAAATCGTTGAAAAATATCTGGATGATCCCCAGAAGTATCTGGAGGTGGATGATCTTGGATATTGA
- a CDS encoding MFS transporter translates to MGNESNNGKVPLISKIAYGFGDVGCNFSWMFVSNFLMIFYTDVFGISMAAVSALMLFSRFWDAINDPIVGGLTDKTHTRWGRYRPWLLVAAPITAILLVLSFWAHPDWSNTAKIIYMVITYCLLVLGYTCVNIPYGTLCGAMTQDIDERAKINTSRSVSAMIAIGIINIVTVPLISKLGSSSAKNGYLFVAIIYGCIFAACHFFCFAKTKEQVAIPEKEKISIKVQLKAVMQNKPYLLALVGQVLFGFTLYGRNADILYYFTYVEGNASYYTTYSMCIIIPSIIGAACFQPVFRKLNNKGRTASIFALLTGIAMLAMYFFNVKESPVAFYALAGITQFFFSGFNTAIYAIIPDCVEYGEWKTGLRNDGFQYAFVSLGNKIGMAIGTALLAALLGKYGYVANQAQNPEVIAIMKHAFSTIPGILWIVTAIVLFFYRLNKKRYNEIVEDLKKGKSHSNNA, encoded by the coding sequence ATGGGGAACGAAAGTAATAATGGGAAAGTACCGCTGATCAGTAAGATCGCATATGGATTTGGAGATGTAGGCTGTAATTTCAGCTGGATGTTTGTCAGTAATTTTCTGATGATCTTTTATACAGACGTGTTTGGAATCAGTATGGCTGCAGTGTCAGCCCTGATGCTCTTTTCAAGATTCTGGGATGCGATCAATGATCCAATCGTAGGCGGTCTGACAGATAAGACTCATACAAGATGGGGCAGATATCGCCCATGGCTTCTTGTAGCTGCGCCTATTACAGCGATTCTTCTGGTGCTTTCTTTTTGGGCACACCCGGATTGGTCAAATACAGCGAAGATTATCTATATGGTGATTACCTATTGCCTGCTGGTATTAGGTTATACCTGTGTAAATATTCCATATGGAACACTCTGTGGTGCTATGACACAGGATATTGATGAGCGTGCCAAGATTAATACTTCCCGTTCTGTGTCAGCAATGATTGCGATAGGAATCATCAATATTGTGACAGTGCCGCTGATCAGTAAGCTGGGAAGCAGCAGTGCAAAGAATGGTTATTTGTTTGTTGCAATTATTTATGGATGTATCTTTGCTGCCTGTCATTTCTTCTGTTTCGCAAAGACAAAAGAACAGGTAGCAATTCCTGAGAAAGAAAAAATCTCAATAAAAGTACAGTTGAAAGCAGTTATGCAGAACAAACCATATCTTCTGGCTTTGGTTGGACAGGTGTTGTTTGGATTTACATTATATGGAAGAAATGCAGATATTTTATATTATTTTACTTATGTAGAGGGAAATGCTTCTTATTATACAACATATTCTATGTGTATTATCATTCCGTCCATTATTGGTGCAGCATGCTTTCAGCCAGTATTTCGGAAGCTGAATAATAAAGGAAGAACTGCATCGATCTTTGCACTGCTCACAGGTATTGCAATGCTGGCAATGTACTTCTTCAATGTAAAAGAATCACCAGTTGCATTTTATGCGCTCGCCGGGATTACACAGTTCTTTTTCTCTGGGTTTAATACAGCAATTTATGCAATTATTCCGGATTGTGTGGAATATGGCGAATGGAAGACGGGACTTAGAAATGATGGATTCCAGTATGCTTTTGTTTCTCTTGGAAATAAAATCGGAATGGCGATTGGCACAGCGCTTCTCGCAGCATTGCTTGGAAAATATGGTTATGTAGCAAACCAGGCACAGAATCCGGAAGTAATCGCAATCATGAAACATGCATTCTCGACAATTCCGGGAATTCTGTGGATCGTTACAGCAATTGTTTTGTTCTTTTATCGATTAAACAAAAAACGCTATAACGAAATCGTAGAAGATTTGAAAAAAGGAAAAAGTCATAGTAATAATGCCTAA
- a CDS encoding ATP-binding protein, which produces MILDIERKKKEKRIQLVGGLIGICVVAVALFYFFYAEKAEAEKRMVEIVNYVKVQCSTYTHYNESSESKSLLRAIESARQMSTNINMETENGGQLSQEFLKGNLQTLWVDGIIVLNAEGKTDCEYSMDESLTDEIAEYLQKDIIMDFAGYEERSYSERFTREDGSCIDIAACARKDAPGIVAIYYYTSPEFVRNYTLTIQGLLNGYSVQKDGTIIVADNGTVVASNDESLLGQNTADNEVVQAMKKHTDSQHIFHLKNEGTGCYGIMLKQRDYYIYAYLPDTEVFHNLPLSVISIIFLYFLIFSIFWLWTYKTNLTHQKLEQEKDEKYKAELLIAAKKAEAANEAKTEFLQRMSHDIRTPINGICGIINMADHYADDMEKQTEYRTKVKEASHLLLELVNDVLDMSKLESGEIVLEETPFNLSKISKEVLIVIEQIAAEQNIQIEWEKKEIIHRNLIGSPGYVKRVMMNILSNAVKYNRANGHIYISCMEIPSEQPEMTTMEFVCRDTGIGMTEEFQKCVFEPFAQEHTGSRTKFAGTGLGMAIAKKLVEKMGGTITFESEEGIGTTFVLRVPFKIDPDADKREGQKDVSEKSIKGLHILLAEDNELNMEIAEFMLQNEGAVVKKTWNGQEAVEIFEKSRPDEFDVILMDIMMPVMNGYEAAKMIRSMDREDAKTIPIIAMTANAFTEDRIKAKEAGMDEHISKPIDMKLLVKIIHELVY; this is translated from the coding sequence ATGATCTTGGATATTGAGAGAAAGAAAAAAGAAAAACGAATCCAGCTGGTCGGCGGTCTGATTGGAATCTGTGTGGTTGCAGTCGCACTGTTTTATTTCTTTTATGCGGAAAAGGCAGAAGCAGAGAAAAGAATGGTGGAGATTGTAAATTATGTCAAAGTGCAGTGCTCCACCTATACCCATTATAATGAATCTTCGGAATCCAAAAGTCTTCTTCGGGCGATTGAAAGTGCCAGACAAATGAGTACAAATATTAACATGGAAACAGAAAACGGTGGTCAGCTGAGCCAGGAGTTCCTGAAAGGAAACCTGCAGACTCTCTGGGTGGATGGTATCATTGTACTGAATGCAGAAGGAAAGACGGACTGTGAATACAGCATGGATGAATCTCTGACCGATGAGATTGCGGAATACCTGCAAAAAGATATTATTATGGATTTTGCCGGATATGAAGAAAGATCTTATTCGGAACGATTTACCAGAGAAGACGGGTCATGTATCGACATTGCAGCCTGTGCCAGAAAAGATGCACCGGGGATTGTTGCAATCTACTATTATACATCTCCTGAATTTGTCAGAAACTATACCCTGACGATACAGGGCCTTTTAAACGGCTATAGTGTCCAGAAAGATGGAACAATTATTGTTGCAGACAACGGGACAGTTGTTGCCAGCAATGATGAGAGTCTGTTGGGGCAGAATACAGCCGACAACGAAGTTGTTCAGGCAATGAAAAAGCATACAGACAGTCAGCACATTTTTCACTTGAAAAACGAAGGAACCGGATGTTATGGAATTATGCTGAAGCAGCGTGATTATTATATTTATGCATATCTTCCGGATACGGAAGTATTTCATAATCTTCCATTAAGTGTGATAAGCATTATTTTTCTTTATTTTCTGATATTCAGTATATTCTGGCTCTGGACATATAAAACCAATCTGACACACCAGAAGCTGGAACAGGAAAAAGATGAAAAATATAAAGCAGAACTTCTGATAGCTGCAAAAAAGGCAGAAGCCGCCAATGAGGCAAAAACCGAGTTTCTTCAGAGGATGAGCCATGATATCCGGACTCCGATCAATGGAATCTGTGGCATAATCAATATGGCAGATCATTATGCAGATGATATGGAGAAACAGACGGAATACAGGACAAAGGTTAAAGAGGCCTCCCATCTGCTGCTGGAACTGGTAAACGATGTCCTGGATATGAGTAAGCTTGAGTCTGGTGAAATCGTTCTGGAAGAAACACCGTTTAATCTGAGCAAAATCTCTAAGGAAGTACTTATTGTGATCGAACAGATCGCTGCAGAACAGAATATTCAGATCGAGTGGGAGAAAAAAGAAATCATACACCGGAATCTTATCGGAAGTCCGGGGTATGTGAAACGTGTGATGATGAATATCCTGTCGAATGCGGTAAAATATAACAGAGCAAACGGACATATCTATATCAGCTGTATGGAAATTCCATCCGAACAGCCAGAAATGACGACAATGGAATTTGTCTGTCGGGACACAGGAATCGGAATGACTGAGGAGTTCCAGAAATGTGTGTTTGAACCATTTGCACAGGAACATACAGGAAGCCGCACAAAATTTGCGGGAACAGGCCTGGGGATGGCAATTGCAAAGAAACTGGTCGAGAAAATGGGTGGAACCATTACCTTTGAAAGTGAAGAAGGCATAGGAACGACATTTGTGCTCCGGGTTCCGTTTAAAATAGATCCGGATGCGGATAAACGTGAAGGACAGAAGGATGTATCCGAAAAATCTATAAAGGGACTGCATATTCTTCTGGCAGAAGACAATGAACTGAATATGGAAATTGCAGAGTTTATGCTTCAGAATGAAGGCGCAGTTGTGAAAAAAACATGGAATGGACAGGAAGCTGTTGAGATATTTGAAAAAAGCAGGCCTGACGAATTTGATGTGATTCTTATGGATATCATGATGCCGGTCATGAATGGTTATGAAGCAGCGAAGATGATCCGCTCTATGGACAGAGAGGATGCAAAGACGATACCGATCATTGCAATGACAGCAAATGCGTTCACGGAGGACAGAATAAAAGCAAAAGAAGCAGGAATGGATGAACATATCTCTAAGCCTATTGATATGAAACTACTGGTAAAGATAATTCATGAATTGGTGTACTAG